In Juglans regia cultivar Chandler chromosome 13, Walnut 2.0, whole genome shotgun sequence, the following proteins share a genomic window:
- the LOC108983290 gene encoding uncharacterized protein LOC108983290, which translates to MSSSLGKLPDLLEKEEPEDSLPPEPAPELVSGGTLTIEDLTNTQLASPESSNTASKKLKLDSPAPKNEESKQESPAGTDHELLDVEAQLAEFLLTIRWNTGSILEALLLSETALARKEPAPSENDSYSEKENPSPAISMLENEDVFVCEHAADILWAVREPNGAGDIMMEEAIGDADDYGSNEKTRDYKEEEDAPDHNGSNEKNFDSSVNGDQASDYGSSEGLNGNQQPKTSQLCCRGWRKIHEYSDT; encoded by the coding sequence ATGTCTTCAAGCCTCGGAAAACTTCCTGACCTTTTGGAGAAAGAAGAGCCAGAGGATTCTTTGCCTCCGGAGCCGGCGCCGGAGCTCGTGAGCGGTGGTACCCTCACCATCGAAGATCTTACCAATACACAATTAGCTTCGCCTGAAAGTTCAAATACCGCGTCGAAGAAATTGAAGTTGGATTCCCCCGCGCCAAAAAACGAAGAATCGAAACAAGAGTCCCCGGCCGGAACTGATCACGAGCTCTTGGACGTAGAAGCTCAGCTCGCGGAGTTTCTTCTCACTATTCGATGGAATACCGGTTCAATCCTTGAGGCTCTGTTACTGTCAGAAACTGCCCTTGCTAGAAAGGAACCAGCACCGTCTGAGAATGACTCCTATTCGGAGAAAGAAAACCCAAGTCCGGCTATTTCAATGCTGGAAAATGAGGATGTGTTCGTTTGCGAGCATGCGGCCGACATTTTGTGGGCAGTCCGGGAACCGAACGGTGCTGGGGATATTATGATGGAAGAGGCCATTGGGGACGCTGACGACTACGGATCCAATGAGAAAACACGTGATTATAAGGAGGAAGAAGACGCTCCAGATCACAACGGGTCCAACGAGAAAAATTTCGATTCTTCGGTAAATGGTGATCAGGCTTCAGACTACGGATCCAGTGAGGGTTTGAACGGTAATCAG